ACAAGCCTTACATTATTTAATGTACAAAAGGTCTTTTATGGTAAATAAATTTCAAACTATTAACCATGTTCACCTAAAAtaagaagagaaaagaaatccaAAAATGGTTTACCCAGCTGTATACAAGGAATACACGGAGTACAACAATATGCGGATAGATAGTAAACGTAAAATTAAAGttggtaaaaaataatataatcaaTTGATACTCCGCCCTAATAGGAGGAATCTATAGGATTCTAGGAGTAATACCAGTTGTATTTGAGTTGGAAGAATATATAATAGAATCTCACATTCACACTACCACGCATTTCATTCTACCTTCTTTAAACCCTCGCCCCAACATTTCCATTTTCTTGCGATTTCTCTCATCCCACCACCACGATCGCCGCCGCAATGGCGTCGCCTCTGGTGTGTTCAGCCGCCGCTCTCAGCCCACTCCTCAACTCCTCATCCGCAGCAGATTACATCTGCCAACAAATTGCCAATAACTCCGCTTTAACAAGCGATGCTACCACCGCGGTTAACGCCGTCTACCTCCTGTTTTCCGCTTACCTTGTTTTCTCTATGCAACTCGGCTTTGCTATGCTATGCGCTGGCTCTGTCCGTGCTAAGAATACTATGAATATCCTCCTTACAAATGTCCTGGACGCCGCCACCGGGGCTGTGTTTTTTTACCTTTTCGGGTTCGCTTTTGCCTTCGGGTCCCCCTCAAACGCCTTGATTGGGCGCCGTTTCTTTGGGCTTTCATCGATACCTGACTTTAGTCAATCTTATGATTACAACTATTTCCTTTTCCAATACTGCTTCGCCATCGCTGCAGCCGGGATAACATCCGGTTCGATAGCGGAACGAACGCAGTTTGGTGCGTACTTGGCGTACTCGAGCCTCCTAACCGGGTTCGTGTACCCCGTGGTGGCGCATTGGTTTTGGTCAAATGACGGTTGGGGTAGCGCTTTCGCTACGTCCAACCTATTGTTTGGTTCCGGGGTTATTGACTTTGCCGGGTCAGGAGTAGTGCATTTGGTTGGAGCTGTGGCCGGGTTTTGGGGGGCATTCATTGAAGGCCCTAGAATGGGAAGGTTTGATCATTCAGGGAAAAGTGCTGGGGGGCTTAAAGGGCATAGTACTTCATTGGTTGTGTTAGGGACTTTCTTGTTGTGGTTTGGTTGGTACGGGTTTAACCCAGGTTCGTTTCTCATCATTGCTAAGGCGTACGGCCAAAGCGGCTCGGTGTACGGTCAATGGAGTGCCGTAGGGAGGACTGCCGTTACCACTACTCTTGCCGGTGCAACGGCTGCCCTCACCACCCTCTTTGTAAAGAGGTAAATTACTATTCCATATTACTCTCTCATTTTCAATAATGTTACTAAGAAATACTTTTAATTTCACATTTTACATTAATATTTTCACATTAGTATATGAATAGTAAACCTGATAAATATTATAAAGCGGAAGAGATGtgatttttgtttttcaatcTTGACTTTTGCATTCAAACATTGAATAATTCAAAAGTTGTTACTAAAAAAGGTTGTTACGGAGGAAGAGTAAAATGGCATATCATCGTACATTCGtacaacatatatatatatatgcaacaCCTTAATGCATAAATAAATAGACTATCGATCTTCATATTTTCATAAGGATACATATAATGCGTATAattatttctattttaatttcTAACTTTATGTGGCATTACTCTGTTTAAAGTAAAGTATTGATCCCTATATTTGATTTGAAATCAAAAGTGTTGCGTTTTTGGGCTAATTATTGTTAAATTTGACTGCACACACAGGTTACTAGTAGGTCACTGGAACGTGACCGACGTGTGCAACGGGCTACTGGGAGGATTCGCCGCCATAACAGGAAGTTGCGCGGTGGTAGACCCATGGGCAGCATGCATATGTGGTGTAGTTGCAGCCGTTGTGCTAATATCATGCAACATGCTAGCAGAAAAGTTCAAGTACGACGACCCCTTAGAAGCCCTTCAGCTCCATGGAGGGTGTGGTACATGGGGCATAATCTTTACAGCCTTGTTTGCCAAGAAAGAGTACCTTCAAGAAGTGTATCCGGGACGCCCAGCCACCTCATACGGTCTTCTAATGGGCGGTGGGTGGCGGCTCTTGGCCGCCCATGTGGTCCAAATCGTAACCATATGTGCTTGGGTTAGCGTGACAATGGGGAGTTTGTTTTATGTGTTGCATAAGTTGAAGATGTTAAGGGTTACTCCTGAGGAGGAGACTGAAGGGATGGATGTTACTAGTCACGGTGGTTTTGCTTATAATGAGGATGCAGGAGAGAAGGATAAACCTTGGGCTTCTTACATGGCTGCTCAagcttgatgatgatgatgataatgcATGGATCATTGAATTTGATTTGCATAATTATGTCCATAGTAGTAGTATATACTAGTAGTAGTTCACTAGTTTGATTCGTTTTTTGTCAGATTTTCAATAACTAGCTAGTAGTATGTGATTAATTAAGGGCTTGGATTTTGGCATTTTGGATTTAATTTGCTAATACAGTAATACGAACTACTTGATTTTGGTGTTAATGCAATTAATTATTGTTGATATTGCTAACATACTCAGTACTACCCTCCGATACGTCTTATTTTACTTGCTCCACTTGAACAATTTTTGACGGACGGATTGTCATTTTTTGGTGCTTACATATTactttgaattgaatttgattGATTATACGTTGCAGAATACAGTTTTTGGTGTTCTGTTACGCGTATCAAGGAGCGCGTTTAGTTTACTCATACAGCATGCCATTACAGGATGAACACACTTTATAATTGTTCCCTATGGACATTCTTCATTGTACTGCTTTATAAACATCAAGATCGAAGTTATATACATGGGTAGCTGCATTGCTTCTCTAATTTCAGAGAAACAAGGTTACATTGGCCGAATTCCACCTTCATACACTTTGAAAGCAAAAGCCCTATGTATTACTTGATGTTGTATGCTCAAATTAAGAAACAATGCTAATAATTAATTCTGCTCTGTACTAGAGGATTGAATAGGGAGCTTCTGTTGCTTTCTCTTTGAGGCTGGGTAGAGCACATAATGTTGGATAATGAATAGAACATCGAAGAAGATCGATACCAAAGATAGTAGCGTTTTCCCTATATTTCCATAGAAATTCACCCATGATTCTGCAACAAATTAATAGGTCATATCAAACGTTAAACAACAAGAATATTAAGCAATCAAGCCTAGTTACAGTAGATGAAGCAAAACCACAGCAACCAGCCAACTATGACTTACTCTGATCAATAGATTGCATAGCCATTTGCCCATAATTTGTCACACCACCAGTCAAATCGAGCAAAATATTACCAATGCTGAAACCATCTGTGCTTTTTCGTCGAAAGTTCATGATTGCCTgcatatatttataaaaaactAACTTTAACAATCTTCGCAAAAGTAGAATATAATTAGTGTTGTATAAGATATACGACTAGTTAATTAATTGTGAATTGTGATAGCTAAGAATTACTTCTACTTGGAATACTGACCTGAGGCACGTATTTGATTACTGTCATGATAACCTGAATAGTGCTGTCAAATTATTGAATGTGTTATATATTTCCCAAAAATGAAAGATAGAAAATGATTGGTTTAAGAGGAAATCGTTAACTTACTTGAAGACAGTGATCAACCAGAACCATGAATGTCTGTGAATAGCTACGAAAACGCAAACTGCAGCAGACAACCATACAGCACAGACAATCCCAATGGCAGCTTTCGAAAATCTCTGATTCTTTCTCTGTAGAATTAAATTAAAGTAAATCAATGGTTATATTTGATTCAATAAGTTAACACAGATGGAATCACATTGGAAGTAGGGTAATTAAGAAAAGGGGTGTAAGTGTACCTCATAGATGAAAATCTGGAAGAGGGTGAAGGCTGTCAAGAGTACTGCATGTATTGAGAATGCAACATCATTTGCAGCAACTGGTATCATCTGTCAACAGTCAATTCCGCTGCTATGTTAGCGTATTTTACATAATTAAGATGGGTCGCAACCAAAATCAGCTCAAATCGACTACACTtatggcaataaggggagtagcccATGCGATGTTTCATGGGCCAGAGCGCGTTTCTTGACACTCTCCCCCTCACACGTGAGCTATGGCCCGACTCTGATACTATGGTTAAATATGGGTCTGGGCCGCACCCGTCATCGAAAGGGTCCACTTAACAAGACCGTAtgaggttccaccttaaaaccatatggcaataaggggagtagcccttagccttattaagtgattaactCTCTCATTTTTAACAGGGTTGAAATAATACAGAAATAAACTAGTGGAGCCCTAAAGTAGTGAAATTGAGGAATGTGCTAACACAAAATATAAAAAACCAAATTGCTTCATATTTTCTGGAATTAATACGAGACTGAAGCTATTGAATGCTTCGATATGATCGAGGGAACTTTTGTTATAAAGGTTTAGAAACAAATAATACTCTCCACTCTCCAGTCAATAACGTAATAGATAACTACTAGTATTGGTTTGAGACAATGCAATAATCTATTCTCCTGAATGATTATAAACTAACCTGGTCATCGCCAAATTTGTGACGATATTGAGCCTGAACAGAGGCGCTAAAGTAAAGAACCACATTGTATACCAAATACGACGAGTGTTTCGTCAAATTCAAGATCACAAAGTCGAAATTTAATCCCACCACACTGCCAAACACATCAATTCAAAcacattatcatcatcatcatacagaaactcaattaattaatcaagaacaacaacacatcacaaaacaaaacaattaaaATAGAATACCTTTTTCGTCTAAAATTCATGATGACTTGAGGGTAAAAACTGATAGACCAAGCAACAAAAGCGACCCATCCTAAGACTTCATACAAGATTTTGAGTTGTATAGAGTGCCACTCCGCCATATTCTTGTTTGATTTTTTATGATTTGTTTTTTCAATGTTGAAtcagaatttaatttaatttaatttatatatgtaaaaattGGGGTGACAATAAATGTGATCTTTATTTTGAAAAGATTCACAAAAATCAAGAGATAAGAGAGGTTGGAAAGTTTCAACGATTTGAAGAAGACAATAATGATCCGTGATAATGGGGGTAATGGTAACGAGAGTAATAGAATACCCAGATACACGCATTAGTGCATTCAGACGCTAATGTGGGCATATGCAATTGTCATTTTTGGGATGGCTTCTTTCCCCTTTTAAATCtctttttcttgttgttttAGCTTTATGGTTGTCAATACATGGTCAAACTGACTTGTGTCTGATTTTACCCGACTTCAAttgtttaaaataatatttcgcCCTATGTAACATAAAAATAACCTAATTAAAAGATTTAATCCTATTTGCTCACAACTTAAATTCACTAGTATTGtttgcacgcgatgcgtgcgaaacatatataaaaattaattttgtttGTCAATTCAACTAATCGATCACCACAAATAATAGGCAAGAAAAAGTTGTTCACAAagttcattttaaaaaaaaaaatagacaaAATAATGAAACAATGTAATACATACTACGTATTCTTTAATGGCGAAAGTTTTAAATTATACGTAGTAGTACCAAAGTAATTGAAAATATTGTAGTTACAAATCAATCGAATTCGTACATCATATCGATGTACCCCTTTAAAAACAAATGCATAAAAGGTGAATAATGGAACTCAGTCATCATGTAAAAAATTTcaaagtgaatttttttttttaatatttaatattaatgtGCAAAGAATTACTTACTTGTATCAGGTGCGACGTTGTCAATCGGTTGAAAATGATGGTGGTGGAATTGTACTTCAACACCCAAAATAGACTATAAACAACAAATTAGGTATAAACCCATTACTTTTCTTACCATTGGCCATATATATGATCCTGAAATGTTCTATTTGTAAAtctcagtaaaaaaaaaattgttttttgtttgttaatttgtgcaTTACCATCGGATATAGCATCATGAATTGtacaatatatgttttattttgttaatttatgcATGAATTCGGGAGAAAAACATATTTCCGCGACTTCAAGAGTAATATTGGCAGGAGATTTTGGgtgaactctttttttttatgtacTCGTTAAAGAAATTTTGATCTTCCATATAAATAATAGAGATTTTGATAATTGTAAGTAatttgtactccgtataattttttttattctttttgtcTTCTttgacttttattttattgtttcagGGAAAGAAATTGAGATATTATAGGACTGATTTCCATAACTTTTGACTTTTAATTCTCACTGCTTTTATGTTTTGTGGAGAAACAATTCAATTCTTGTTGACTTTTTACCGTTACATTGCCTGATTTTATGTGAATGATAATTACTTGGGTTTCCTAATTTGAAAGATTGAAACAAATCATCAGTGTTTCAGATTAGTAAAGAATCGCAATTTAATTTCATGCGTGATTTATGTATGTCTGACTTATATGGTTTTCCTAATTTTTTATTACAGTAAGTtttttaaattactaaataatcagctttttttaattgaattgaattgtgaAGGTGTGAGGGTATTATAGTCTGTTTCTAGGAGGACACCAAAAGAGGGATTACGTTATTTCCCCTCACCTATTCCCTTATGTAATAGAGATACGTTGCTAATGAACTTGTAAAAATTCGTTAGTACACTCAAGGGTATTTTTATACCCTTTTTCACATTTTTTTTCTCACATGATATGCACATGTAAGGGGAAATGTGAGGGTGCACACTCTCACATGCCACAGTTAGGGCTGTTCAAAATTAGACCGGGATCGGAAAATAGACCGAAATCAGACCGGGGCGGAATTTTAACTTTGGTTTTCGGTCCGGTTCGGTCCAAAAACGGAAGTTTTCGGTCCGATTCGGTCCAAAAACGGAAGTTTTCGGTCCGGACTGGTTGACCTGGTTTATATTAAATAAATCATTAATTTTCTTTTGTGCCATAAAATCAtgtgttattttattttgttttcataTTCTTGGTCTTCTATATCCATATCTACTTCCTTAAAGGTACAAGATCAAATTATAAAAGATTTTCTAACTATATTCAATCATTTCGGTCCAATCCGATCTAAATCAGGACGAGACTAGAAAAAACCTGCAGACCGAAATTTTTTCGATTGGGTATTCGGTCcacaaattttcttgatttaGATTTCAGTCTGATCTAGTTTTGGACCGATTTGCAGCCCTACCCGCAGTACACCCTGGTGCATATTTGTGCTAATGAACTTGCCGATAATACTTGTTGATCGAGTGACCATTTGTAGAATCTTGAGCTCTTCcagttactccctctgtccctaatGTTTGCCCTACTGGATGGTTAAAGAAAATAGTATTACGTCCAAAATCTCACAATTACTCTAACAAATTGAGTTCAAAGATATTAAATTATCGataaaaacagaaaaaatatataaaaattaaaagaacatttttttaaggtgcttgttaattttttttatattgttttaaaaaaaagaaaaggtacACAGAAATCAAGATAGTCTTTCTCAAGACTATATTAAGGTGTTTGTTAATGTCAAACTCTGTAGTCTATCTTTTCTCCAAGTGGGTGTTTGTTCACCATTATTCGAGAGCTTGAAATTTTCCACACACTATATATGTGGTATCCCACATCTTGAAAAAGTTGGTTTATATTCCCTTCATACCTTTTTGTTGCTCTGTTTTCCTCTTTAGATGTTCTTTTTGAGATTGTTCCATATGTAGAATAAATTTTGCCACTTGTCATCTGACCTCTCTTGTGCAAATCTTACACTCAATACTTAATAAAGTGAATTTTTATAATTAGGCAAATAAAAAGACACGGAAGGAGTACATGTGGAATAAACGCTTTATAATAAGgaactagtgtgtggctcgggcAATGCCCCGATTGCTatattgaatagttaaaattttagtaTTTTCTTGAGCACAACATTTGATAACATACGTGTATACCATAAAATGTAAAATATCCATCAAATTCGTCAACTACACAAACACGCTACGTAGTTTCTCATGGGAAATAATTATTCAATAAcgtcatcttacaatttgtataatttgttttctaatgGAACTAAGTGATTCAAATTAATAAGCACCAAATTAGATATGCAATGCATTTctgtagttgatgcttatgagatttATGACATCAGGTTTATTCATGGTTGTCCTAATTCtttaattattactccgtattcttTTCCCAAAATAGTTAATAGAAAcataaaaagtcacataaaaatttagttgttttagatttcatgttagcattcatttataaattaatgtgaagatataaaccacaattggttgttggttaagatggtaattaGAGTTATTATCTACTCTTGAGGTCTTGAGTTCGAATCTCATTGTACGTATTGAAAGATTACTGCGTGACACGTacacatttttctcaacgcctttttatatattagtatagattgatTGTGTAACAAACTTGTTTGACTAGTCAAGTCAACTTCAAGCAAGTCTTAGTCTTGTGATAGggcatggttttttttttgtttttttgaaaggaaaattatttcattaataaatagtcatacgacatttataatataaaaacACATATCTCACAAGtacataataaatttaatcaaaTAAAGGCTTCCTTCATTAAAACTATGGTCGTTGAATAGATTTTACACTGTAGAACGTCTCCCATATATAACTCTGGAACATGCAGCCTTTTCAGATAGAAGGTCTAACGTTTTATTGTAGCCGGGAGAATGATTTTGACTTAATTTATCTGAATGTAATCGGAAAATTGATATTTGTTGCTATCCCATATAAAACTTTACCAACAAACTAATTCTACATTAATTCATTGGAGTGAACGACGAACCAAACATACTACTAAAAGTAACTCCACCATAGAGAGACTAACGAACAAGGACGAACACCGCCATATGATAAAAATTATTGAATTTAAGATATAATAGCTAAATTAAATGAAGAAAAATGATCAAAAATAGTTTAATTCTaaagaaattagactattttcgACCTATAATGACCAAGAAAATAAACCATAAAAAAGGAGAGAGGATGAGAGAGCGGCGAGAGTTGGTGTGCAGTATTTGTTATAGGACGTCAACATGTTCACAGAAAGCAAAATTTGGGTCCTTACTCCCACCTGTTGCCAACTTTAGATCCAACTCCCTTGGATCGAAAGAAAAAGTCAGGATAGGATAGTAACGACGCTTTATAAAAAGTTCATGTTCCGCACAACTATCGGTTTGGAACAATGTGACAACTAATTCCGGTTTGGAACAATGTGACAACTAATTCCGGACCAAGGGAATATCTCCACATGAAACAAGGGTAAATAGGTTAACTCTGTTGTAAAATACTCAACATTGAATTGCATATTTGCATGATGATAAAGTATGTCCTGAAATATGCAAACTTGATTTAAATTTAGGCTTTTGATGATCCAGTGCTGAAATTTCCAGCTTAATGGACGCAGAGACACCTCAAAAAGGTTCACCATGTATCCATTTCCCTGTTTCGTCTGCTACCTCACCCGGAAATACATATGAAAGCTAGGAAAGAAAAACATCATAGACAATCATAGCCATGCTGCATTTATGGTGATTCGTTGGTTGATTTATTCATGCGCTGCCAATACACATCGGAG
This Spinacia oleracea cultivar Varoflay chromosome 6, BTI_SOV_V1, whole genome shotgun sequence DNA region includes the following protein-coding sequences:
- the LOC110787533 gene encoding ammonium transporter 1 member 2, with the protein product MASPLVCSAAALSPLLNSSSAADYICQQIANNSALTSDATTAVNAVYLLFSAYLVFSMQLGFAMLCAGSVRAKNTMNILLTNVLDAATGAVFFYLFGFAFAFGSPSNALIGRRFFGLSSIPDFSQSYDYNYFLFQYCFAIAAAGITSGSIAERTQFGAYLAYSSLLTGFVYPVVAHWFWSNDGWGSAFATSNLLFGSGVIDFAGSGVVHLVGAVAGFWGAFIEGPRMGRFDHSGKSAGGLKGHSTSLVVLGTFLLWFGWYGFNPGSFLIIAKAYGQSGSVYGQWSAVGRTAVTTTLAGATAALTTLFVKRLLVGHWNVTDVCNGLLGGFAAITGSCAVVDPWAACICGVVAAVVLISCNMLAEKFKYDDPLEALQLHGGCGTWGIIFTALFAKKEYLQEVYPGRPATSYGLLMGGGWRLLAAHVVQIVTICAWVSVTMGSLFYVLHKLKMLRVTPEEETEGMDVTSHGGFAYNEDAGEKDKPWASYMAAQA
- the LOC110787531 gene encoding cystinosin homolog, translating into MAEWHSIQLKILYEVLGWVAFVAWSISFYPQVIMNFRRKSVVGLNFDFVILNLTKHSSYLVYNVVLYFSASVQAQYRHKFGDDQMIPVAANDVAFSIHAVLLTAFTLFQIFIYERKNQRFSKAAIGIVCAVWLSAAVCVFVAIHRHSWFWLITVFNTIQVIMTVIKYVPQAIMNFRRKSTDGFSIGNILLDLTGGVTNYGQMAMQSIDQKSWVNFYGNIGKTLLSLVSIFFDVLFIIQHYVLYPASKRKQQKLPIQSSSTEQN